TGACTCGATTCTCAGACGTCATTATCAGGTTCTGTTCGGGGTAAGCGGCAGCCAAATCCATAAAAGTAGAATCGCCCTGCAGGGCATAGATTCCGGATTCCACAAAAGTATCCAGTCGTTCACCTTTCTCGAGACCGATTATTTTTTCCGTCAGCAGGCTGCCGTCGGCAAGGGAATAGGTGACGATTTTGTTTTCGAAAACCAGGAAAAGCACGTCGTTGATAACCTGAAAATTCCGGATGAACTCTTTTTTCTCGGGAATCATGTTTAAATACCGTTGGGTGCCGTCATTAAGGTTAAAAGCAGCGAAATAAGGGTCGCCAACCGTGGAAAAACCACCGTTGTAGAAGGCATAACCGCGATTGATCATATAAATGACCGAATCTTTCAGGAAAAGGGACGATTTCGATGTGATTTTTTCAGGTAGCGGGATACTCCACTGAATTTCTCCCGAGTTTCCTACCCGGGAAATCATATCTCGGGAAGCGAGAACGATCGTGTTTTCTTCATCGATCAGCATATTTGAAACCATTTCCGTAACCTCGTCGGGGTTTGTTTGATACATGACGGTTCCCGTGAGAACCCCCAGCAAAATACCTGCGGCGTTGGTTGCGATCATTTTCCCGATCTTCTTTTGACTGGTGGTTGCTTTGTACGACCAGCTCTTTCCTGTAGGCAGTTCAAGTGCCTGAATTCCGTTGACGGACACCAGAAGAATGGAGTCGGTCAGCATGTAAGCATCGTCCCAGCCGCGTGTCCGGTCAACCGGCTTGGTCCACAGAATATTTCCGTTGGATAAATCGATGGCCGATAAGTTATTCGACATGCTTTGGAGCGGATAACCCACGCCTATGTTCAGTTCCGGGTCTATAAAATAAAAGTCATTTTTGTTCTCCCAAAGTACCTTTCCTGTTTCGGGATCGAGGCAAAGGTTTTTCTTTTTTTCGGCGAGAAAGAGGTACCTCCCCTGTTGTTTTGTTTCGGAGTTGTTGTAATTGACATTCCGGCTCCATTTTACAGATTTATCTTCCAGATCGATCATCACGACGTTTCCTTCATTCTTGAACGAGGTTCCTTTCTTGTTTGCCTGTCTCAGTTCGAGTAACAGGTTGTCTGAAAAACCATCCCAATGCCACCGGTAAATTTTGTGTTGTGGCTGGTAACATTTGGCCACAATATCGTTTCCGTCAAACGCTTTTCCTATAACGGTATCTTTTGTAACAAAAAGCCCGTTGGCGGTACGTTGCGCATTTATGTATACGGTAAAGCATAAAAAAAGAAAGGGAAATAGCGTCTTTTTCATAATCTTGTGATTTATTACGCGGTAAAATTAGTACTTTGTTCTCAAATGCAAAAAAAAACGGGTTGCCTGGCAACCCGTTTTAACATAATAATACCTAATTGAATATATTGTTTATTTTTTAGGTTCCAATTGTTTCTTTTCCTGCTGCGTTCTCATGATCGAGTAAGCTACAGGTGAAGCAATGAACAAACTTGTTACAGTTCCAACAACTACCCCGATCAACATGGCGAACACGAAACTTCTTACGGCATCACCTCCCAGGAACAGAATACACAAGATAACCAGGATCGTACTCAAACCGGTGTTGATGGTACGTGCCAATACGGCGTTCATGGAGTCGTTGAACAGTGCGCGCAGTTCGCGTTTGGGATACAACTGGTGCACTTCACGGAAACGGTCGAACACAACCACTTTGTCGTTGATGGAGTAACCCACAATGGTCAGGATAGCCGCAACAAATGTCTGGTCGATTTCCATTGAGAACGGCATTACCTTCCAAAGAAGTGAATAAAAACCGATAACGGCAAACGTGTCAATAGATAGTGCTGCAACTGTTCCTACGGAGAATGCCCAATTACGGAAACGGGCAAAAATGTAGATACCCATACAGATTAAAGCGATGGTAAGCGCCAGGAAGGCATTCTTCATCGTGTCTTCGGCAACGCTTGGACCCACTTTCTGTGAGCTCAGGATGTGGTCGTTGATGCTGCTTCCGGGTGCAATGTAATCTTTTAACCCTTCCCCAAGCAGTGTAACTAAATCGTCTTCCACGGTTGCGCTTTCGGAATCAATCATATAGTTGGTAGAAATACGCACCTGATTGCTTGAGCCGATGGTGATTACCTGTGCCGATCCGCCTAAGACCGGTTGCAATGCTTGTTCAATATCTCCTGTTTTTACCGGCTGGTCGAAACGCACAATGTAGTTGCGTCCACCGGTAAAGTCGATACCCGTATTCAATTTCAAGGTAAAGAGTGAACCGATGCTGACAACTCCAAAAATGAGTATTGCCAGTATGATTTTCTTGCTGTTTTTGATGAAATCGAAGTTATATACGTTAAAGATAGCCCTCGAGAATCCGGTATTGAAAGTAAGTTTTTGCCACCTGTTTTTTTCAAATTGATACTCGTAAACCAAACGAGTTAAGAAAACGGCGGTTAGGAACGAAACGGAAATACCGATGATCAGTGTAACGGCAAATCCTTTGATAGGACCTGTTCCAAAGATCGCCAAGATGATACCGGTGATGATGGTTGTCAGGTTGGAGTCGAGAATTGCCGAGAAAGCATTCTTATAACCGTCTTCCAGTGCTTTACGCAACGATTTTCCATTAGCCAGTTCTTCCTTGATACGTTCGTTAATCAGTACGTTGGCATCCACAGCCATAGCGAGCGACAAGATCATCCCCGCGATACCCGGCAGGGTAAGGACTGCCTGGAATGCTGCCAGGACTCCCAGCGTGAAGAAGAAGTTGATGAGCAGCGCGCCGTTGATTACCATTCCCGGGATAATTCCGTATAGCAAGCAGGTGAAGATAAACAGTACGATAAGGGCAATGACAAACGACACAAAACCGTCGCGAATAGCTTCCTGCCCCAGTGAGGGTCCTACGACATCTTCCTGAACGATGCGGACACCCGCTTTCATTTTTCCCGATTTCAACACGTTCTCCAAGTCACCTGCTTCTTCCGGGGTGAATCGTCCGGAAATGGAGGAACGTCCGCCTTCGATGCGGTCATTTACGGTAGGTGCGGAGTAAACGTAGCCATCAAGTACGATGGCGATGGATTTGCCTTTTTCTGCCCCCGTAATGGTTGCCCAGCGGCTTGCGCCGGCCGAGTTCATGGTCATGCTCACCTCCCAGGCCGAACCTTGTTGGCCCTGGTCGGCCTTTGCGTTGGTAACAACATCTCCTTCGAGAGCGGGTCCGCGTCGGGTCCCGTCACCTTTCAGTGCATATAACTCAAAATAGGTCTCGCGCTGGTCGATGGGTTTAAATCCCCATTTGAAACGAACGTCGGCAGGGAAAATATCTTTGTATCGTTGAAGCAGGTAATTAACTGCGGCTGTATCGTTTTTGGCAGCCGTTCCCACAATAGGTCCACTGGCACCGCTCATGGCAAAGTAGGGTTGAGCAAAATATTCAACAAAACTTTTGTTGATCTCCATTTTTTCTTCCTCAGCACTTGATGAATCCAGTGTCAATGAATCCGTTGTTTCTGTTATTGTGGCGGAATCGGTGGATGTTGCCGCAGCGCCACGAACAGCCTGCGCATATTCTGCGGAACGGGTGTTTATTTCGTTGAAGTATGTTCCGAGTTCGTTTACGTTGTAGGTTTTCCAGAACTCCAGGTTGGCGCTTCCTTGCAGAAGATTTCGAACGCGTTCGGGTTCCGTAATACCGGGCATCTCGATAAGAATACGTTCGGCCTGATCAAGGCGTTGAATGTTGGGAGCAACTACCCCGAAACGGTCGATACGTGTACGAAGCACATTAAACGAGTTGTCAGCAGCACTTTTCACTTCCTGCCGGAGGACGTTGACTACCTGGTCGTTGGTTGCTGTAGGGGTCACCCTGTCACTCATGGTGATGCTGAAGATATTTGCCAGCTTACCATCGGGATTTATTCTTTCGTAGTTTTGACGGAAAAGAGTGATGAAGTCGGATGAACTTCCTTTTCTGTTTTGAACAATCGTTTCCTGCAATGCCTGGTTAAATTGCGGGTCATCGGTGTTGGCCAGCGCCCTGAGAACCTGGGCAACATCCATTTCCACAATCACGTTCATCCCGCCTTTCAGGTCGAGTCCTAAACCGATCTCTTTTTCACGAATTTGTTTTAGTGTGTATCCTAAATAGACTTTCTCGGTAGAAAGTGAATCGAGATACTGATTCTTTAGTTCCAAGTCTCCTTTGGCATACGCATCGGCTTTTTTGTTGTATTGTCTGCCTACTACGGTAAAAGATAAGTAGAACAAACAGATAAGCGTGAGTATGATTGCGAAAACTTTAATAAATCCTTTGTTTTGCATTTCGATATTACGTTTATTATATGAGTATTAATCTATTCTTTTTTAGGTGTTTATCCGATTTTTTTGCCAAAAATAAAGGCATCTGGAATGCCTTTCTATTTGAGCCTGCAAATATACACTTTTTTTGTCTTTTTAAGAACAATATCGTTGGATTATTTTTGCTGCATGGGGGGAAATGCTTTCCCGAGAGTCCCTCCTTACCTTGCCAGATAAAAGTTAATTACTGCACAAATCCCCTGTTTTTCAACAGGTAGATTGGATTAGGTTCTGCTCCGCGGTACTTCTTGTAAAGGATCATCGGGTCGTCCGAGTTGCCTTTCGATAAAATGTTTTCACGGAACGAAGCGGCTGTCGCTTTATCGAACACCCCTTTATCAGCAAAAGGCTGGAACGCATCGGCATCCAATACTTCTGCCCACAGGTAAGCATAATATCCGGCAGAATAGCCCCCACTAAAGATATGCGAGAAATAGGTGCTGCGGTAACGGGGAATAATTTCACTGATAAGTCCGATTTTCTCCATGGATTTTTTCTCAAAATCGCGAACGTCAATATTTTTTCTTTCGCTTTGTGTGTGGTAATCCATATCGAGCAGTGCAGCCGCAACAAATTCGGTGGTAGTGAATCCCATATTGAATTTGGACGCTGCGTCTATTTTAGCGATCAGTGAATCGGGGATTACTTCACCTGTTTGGTAATGTTTGGCGTAAAGTTTTAACACTTCGGGATGGAATGCCCAATGCTCCATGATTTGTGAGGGAAGTTCCACAAAGTCGCGCGACACGCTTGTGCCGGAAACGCCTGAATAGGTCACGTTTGACAACATTCCGTGCAAACCGTGTCCGAATTCGTGGAAAAGTGTTTCCACTTCGTCTAACGTAAGCAGTGAAGGAGTGGTTTCCGTGGGACGTGTAAAGTTGCCCACGTTGAAAACGAGCGGACGGATGTTTTCGCCATTGCGAATTTGCTGCCCGCGGAAGCTGCTCATCCAGGCTCCGGCATTTTTACCTGCACGTGGAAAGTAATCGGTGTAGAATACCGAGATATGGGAACCGTCGGCATCCAGCACCTCATAAGCTTCTACTTCGGGATGGTAAACCGGAACGTTATCCAACTTTTTGAAATTCAGTCCGTAGAGACGGTTGGCTACTTCAAATACGCCTTCGCGAACGTTTTCCATCTTGAAGTAGGGTCTGATTTCTTCTTCGTTGAGGGCATACTTCTGTAGGCGGAGTTTTTCGGTGTAATACCACCAGTCCCACGATTCGATTTTAAAGTTTCCGCCTTCGGCGTCGACCATCGCCTGAAGTTCGGCAGCCTCTTTCTTTGCCTGTGGTAAAGCGTACTTCCATACATCGTTGAGCAGCTTGTAAACGTTTGCCGCTGTTTTAGCCATGTTTTCGTCCAGTATGAAATCGGCGTGGGTTTTGTAGCCGAGCATTTGCGCTTTTTCGATACGCAGGTTCACGATGTCGTTGATGATTTTCTTGTTGTCGTTTTCGTTATCGTTGTCGCCGCGGTTGAACATGGCCTTGTATAGTTTTTCCCTTAATTCACGTTTTTCAGCATACTGCAGGAACGGTAACCAACTGGGTTTTTGAAGGGTGAATACCCACTTTCCATCCTGTCCTTCCTTTTTAGCGGTTTCAGCAGCAGCAGCGATTACTCCTTCGGGGAGTCCGGCCAGATCATGTTGATTTTCGAGTACCAATTTAAAACCGTTGGTCTCTTTCAGCAGGTTGTTCCCGAATTTAAGCGTAAGGGAGGAAAGTTCCTTGTTGATTTCACGGAGCCTGTTTTTCTCTGTTTCGCCCAACATGCTTCCCGAACGGACAAACCCTTTATAATAGTTGTCCAGCAAACGATACTGTTCGGTAGTCAGGTTCATACCCGTCGTGTCATCGCGAAGCGTTTTGATGCGGGCAAACAGCTTGTCGTTAAAATTGATGTTGTCCCGGTGTTCGGACATCAGCGGGGATAACTCCTCAGCCAACGCCTGAATAGAATCGTTGGTTTCAGCTCCCTTTAAACCGTAAAAGACGCGTGAAACCCTGTTCAGTAAACGTCCGCTGTTGTCCAATGCTGCAATGGTGTTTTCAAAGGTGGGTGCTTCCGTATTGTTCGCAATAGAATCAATTTCGCCGGTTTCCTCTTCCATCCCTTTTAAAAATGCGGGCTTAAAATCGGAAAAGGAAATTTTGTCAAAGGGTGGCATCCCGAACGGTGTGTCGAATTCGGTGTAAAAAATAGCTCCGTTTTCCCGGGCCTGTTCCCCGGTTTTTGCGTTGTTACAAGCAAGTAAGGCCATAGTTGCTAACGTGATAAATAATAATTTTTTCATTCGAGTACTAATTGATTGTTATTTAAACGATTGTAAAAAAGTATTGAATGTTTTCTAAAAATTCAAAATAGTTTCTGAGGCAAAGGTATAACTTTTTGCTTATTAATTAAGGATTTAACCGATGGTTTTACCCGATGCTCTGTCATTTTTTCATGTTTTTGAGAAAAATTTTAAAAAAAACAAAAAAAAAACGCCGGAAATTTGGAAAATATAAAAAAATGTTGATATATTTGCAATATCAAAATAATATCATTTTAAATTAATCGATATGGAAACAAAGGAATTTATTTTTAACAGTTTTAAAGCGAACGGTTTTCTTATGCTTTTTTTGTTGCTTCTAATGCTTGGGGGAACTGTTTTTTGTTTTTTTCTGGGTAATGCAGGGGTTATAGCCGGTTGTTTTTTAGCATTGATCTGGTTTGTACTGCTTTTCGGATTTGTAAAACTCGAACCCAATGAAGCAGTAGTGATGATCTTCTTTGGGAAGTACAAGGGTATTTTAAAAGAAACCGGGTTCTTTTGGGTTAATCCGTTCATGTCCAAGAAAAAACTATCGATGCGTGCCAGAAACCTGAATGTGAATCCGATAAAAGTCAACGATAAAGTGGGAAATCCCATTTTGATAGGATTGGTATTGGTTTGGAAACTTAAAGATACGTACAAGGCAATGTTTGAAATTGACGCACAGACAATGGCGGCTTCCAAACCGGGCAAAGACGGCACGGTAACTTATTCGGTGAGTAAACAAATGGATGCGTTTGAAAACTTTGTTGCTGTTCAGAGTGATGCCGCTTTGCGCCAGGTTGCCGGGCAATACGCTTACGACAATAATGTGGTGTCGGATGCGGCAATTACGCTCCGTTCGGGAGGTGACGAGGTGAACGTGGATTTGCTCAACGAGTTGAATAACCGTTTGGAAATGGCGGGTATAGAAATTGTTGAAGCGCGCATCAATTACCTGGCATATGCCCCCGAAATTGCAGCCGTGATGCTTCGCCGTCAACAAGCCGAAGCCATTATCTCGGCACGCGAGAAGATTGTTGAAGGAGCGGTGTCGATGGTAAAGATGGCGCTCGAACGCATTGAAGACGAAAACATCATTGAGATGGATAGCGATAAAAAGGCAGCCATGGTAAGTAACCTGTTAGTAGTGCTTTGTGCCGATGAATCGGCGCAGCCTGTATTGAATACAGGAACATTGTATCAGTAAGCGAGCCAGGGTTAAAGGATAAAGTCAAGAATGATGAAAAAAGAACCGGTTGAATTTTACGAAGTACAGCGGTTTCGCCAGTGGTGGACATGGATTCTCTTGCTGGGGATTAACGCCCTTTTTTTGTGGGGTTGTATTCAACAGCTTCTACTGGGAAAGCAGTGGGGAACTAACCCGATGAACGATGCCGGATTAATAATTGTTGCCGCAGCCATGCTCTTGTTGAGTGTGGCAATCCTCGGTGCAAAACTGTTTACTTACATTAACGAAGAAGGTGTTTACGTGAAATTTTTCCCGTTTCATTTCCGGTATAAGTTTTACGATTGGAGTAACTTGCATAAGGTGTATGTCAGAGATTATAAACCCATAAAAGAATTCGGTGGCTGGGGTATCCGGTTTTCCATAAATGCGGGAAGAGCTTTTACCATGTCTGGAAACAAGGGGTTGCAGCTTGTGCTGATGAACGGCAAAAAAGTGCTTATCGGAACAATGCAGGCTGAATTTCTTGCCGAAATTTTGGTTAAATTGGGCAAAACGAAGGATTGAAAATGGCTAAAAAAGAAAAAACAACCCGGAACTTCGCATTGCGGCTGGACTCAGAAACGATGGAGGCTATTGAAAAATGGGCTGCCGATGAGTTTCGCAGTGTTAATGGCCAAATCCAGTGGGTCCTGGATCAGGCGTTGAAGAAAAACGGGAGGTTGAAGGAAAAGGGTTAATCTGTCAGCTACGTTAATACTATCTGATTATATATTTATAAACCGATTGATAACCAGTCGGTTTATTTTTTACTTTTAATTTTAACTATACTCTTTAGTTCTTTTAACTATATAAATTAGTTTCAAAACTAAAAAAAATAGTTATATTTGTGCCATAGTAAATTTCTCCACGCTTAATGTGGTCTGAAGTCTGACATCTAACCTCTGTAAAAAATGAAACAATTAACAGCCAAAGAAGAAGAAGTTATGCGTTATTTTTGGGAAAACGATGCGTTGTTTGTGAAGCAACTCGTAGAAATGTATCCCGAACCGAAGCCGCATTTCAATACGTTATCCACCTATGTGCGGGCACTGGAAGAGAAAGGTTTTTTGTCTCACGAAACATTTGGGACCACATACCGCTATTTTGCCGTAATTACGGAAGAGGAGTATCGCAACGGAACGCTTCGGAATGTGGTGAGGAAATATTTCGATAATTCGTACCTGAGCGTAGTCTCGTCGTTGATCAAAGAGGAGAATATTTCGGTGGAAGAGGTGAGGAAACTGCTGGACGAAGTGGAAAAGTTGAATGAGAACTGAAAATAAAAAATTACTGCCATGTTTTAGTAATATTGATGATAGATTGAAAAAGATTGATGGAGATTGATAGTGGGCTGCCTGTTTTTCAATCTTATTCAATCTGCATTCGATCTAAATTCTTAAAAAAAAGACAAACACAAATACTGACAAATGGAAACATTTTTATATTACCTGCTTCGCGCCTCCGTTCTGATGGCCTTTTTTTACGGTTTCTACAGGCTTTTTTTCGGAAAAAATACGTTTCATCGCTTCAATCGTTTTTTGTTGATATCGATCGTGATGCTGGTCGTCGTGCTTCCGGTCTTGCGTTTCAGTTTGCTTCCCGTAAAAAAAGTAGAACCAATCGCAGAAACAATTGCCTTTGATCCCTCGAATATTCCAGTGAGTGAGATTGTTGGACCGCAACCACATATTGTAATTCCATGGGTGCCGGTACTGTCGGTTCTGTTTGCCGCCGGATTCCTTTTCGCTGTTTTGCGTTACCTGGCGGGACTGAATCAGCTTATCCGTATTATTCGGAGGGCAGAGAAGCAGTCATTGGCCGACGAAACAGTTTTATGTGTAACCGATAAAGATATTGCGCCGTTCAGTTGGATGAAAAACATTGTTTTGTCACGCAAAGACATTACGGCAGACAATCGGGCTATCATCAATCACGAACGGGCACATATTCATTTGCTACATTCATACGATATGATTTTTTTCGATCTGTTCACGTGTGTTTTCTGGTTTAACCCTTTCTCGTGGCTGCTGCGAAGGGAAATTCAATCGGTTCACGAATACCAGGCCGACGAACAGGTCCTTACCAGCGGCACCGATGCAAAACAATATCAACTTTTATTAATCCGCAAGAGTGTGGGCGAACATAAGTTTGCTTTGGCAAACAACTTCCGTCAGCGCGACTTGCACAAAAGAATTACAATGATGATGAAAAACAAAACCAACAAACAAATGAAATGGAGCTACACGGCGGCGCTTCCCGTGTTGTTTCTGGCTATGGTCGTCCTCTCGGTTCCTAAACTGAATGCGAAAGTGGTGGAAAAGGAAATTGAAAACACTTCTGAAAACGAGATAATGACGACTCAAATGGGGGATTCGATAATTATTGCCGATAATCGGGCAGATTTGACAAAAAATCCGTTAGAATTAGGGAACACACGAGTTTTGACGAAGGATAGTTCAGATTTTGTCATCGCGTTTGAGGAAAAGCTTACTGTATCTGGTTTAGTGAAAGACAACCAGGGTATTATAATGGGGGCAGCTGTTGTTATTAAAGGAACAAACCGGGGAACCATCACTGACTCACAAGGAAAATTTGTAATAAAAGTGGATAAAGGCAGTACGCTCGTGTTTTCGATGATTAATTATAAATCTTCGGAATATACGGTCGATGAAGCGAAAGACAATCTGGTTATCGTGTTATCTCCCGATGAGTTATCTCCCGATGAGGAAATCGCTGTGGGTTCAGGACAGATGTCCTCCCTCAAAGGAGAATTGCGAGGTCTTAAAATCCGGGAAAAGGAGGGTGAGAATGTTATCGGAATCCGTACCCCGGACGGAATGCAACCGTTGCTTATCGTGGATGGAAAACGGACTTCGGAAGAAGAACTTCAGGGAATCAATCCCAAGGAAATCAAATCGATAGATGTTCTGAAGAACGAGACATCCACGTTCCTTTACGGCGAAGACGGGAAAAACGGTGTGGTGTTGATTACAATGAAAAAGCCGGCTCAACATGCAATAATTTCGACTCATGGGTTGAAGGGAAAACCCTTGATTGTTGTTGACGAAAAAAAAATGCCGGCAGACTTTGAGCTAAACACCGTTAATCCCGATAAGATTGAGTCGATAACAGTATTAAAGGATAAATCCGCTAATGAAATTTACGGCGACGAGGGAAAGAACGGGGTGATAATTATTAAAACGAAATAGAAGCATAAGCTTAAAATCCGTACGCCGCCACACGCATTTCTGCCGCCGATTTGAACGGTTTGGGCGGATTCAGGTAACGTTCCAGAAATTTATGCACGCCATAGCGGATATCGGTGGCCTCCTTGCTGTCGATACGGTCGAAGCCGTGCCCGCCAGATGCTTCTTCAAAGATGGTGTATTCAAACTGTTTACCCTCTTTTTTCAGGGTTTCGATCATTAATTTTACTTCTTCCACATAGACGTCGTTGTCGTTGGTGTTGGTGTAAATTAACAACGGTTTGTTCAGGTTCCTGGCGTAGTGAGTGGGGGAGCGCCTTGCATATTCTCCGGGATTTTCCCGGATACTTTCCCCGATATGGTGAGGTGCCGTGAAGTAATCCGTATAACTCTCTTCGTGCGAGGCCAGCCGGTTTTCCAAGTCGCTTACGGGCACTCCGGCAAATGCACATTGGTAGTTGTCGCCGTGCTGCAAGATTTGCATCAACGCAATCATTCCACCGTGGCTCCACCCGATGATACCCACGCGGGTGGAATCCACAAAGCTATAGTTATCAATCATATAGTTTCGACTTTCCAGTACATCGTCGTTTTCACGGCCGCCGTAATCGATGTTTTCGTACGTGGTTTTTCCGTATCCCGTGCTGCCCCGGTATTCCGCCGATACCACCACGTATTCCTGGGCAATCAGCTCGCGTACGATGTGCGCGTAGTAGGTAGAAAAATTGGCATGAATCCCGCTGTGTGGCAGGACAATTAACGGGTATTTCCTGTTGGTGTCCACAGTTTTGGGAATGAACACATAGGTATAGAACTGTAATTTGTTGCCTGCGAAGCGGTCGTCAGGGTCTTTCGGTTTCCATCGGGGAGTACTGGTTAGCCTCACTTTGTCGACATGGGCAATATCTTCCAACCGCCGGAACCACATCAGGTCGTCGATTTGCTTTTCCAATACATCAAAACGATGCTGATAGTCGTTTACTGTCTGTTTCAAGGAGTTGATCTCTCTCAGCAAGACGGAATCGGTCTGTGCAAAGACGGCTGAGGTACTGATAACCGTAAAAAAGACGGTCAAGGTAAATTTGATTGATGAGTTCATTGTGTTTTCTTCATTTTTTTAAGCACCGATTTTCATTCCCGCCCAGGCGGCAAAGATCCCCAGGACAACGCTGAACAGGGTGTAGCCCAGCAACAGCGTCCACTGGCCGAGTTCCAGTAACCGGAGGTTCTCAAACGCAAACGTCGAAAATGTAGTGTATCCGCCGCAGAATCCTACGATAAAAAGCAACCTGAACGGTTGATTATCGGGTTGGTTGGCGAGCATCCACCCCGACAAAACCCCTATCAGGAAACACCCGATAATGTTTGCGGCGAACGTCCCTAAAAATAGAAAATAATCGTGCGCATACTTCGCCACGATTTTCGAGGTAAGGAACCGCAGTATACTGCCGGCTCCACCCCCCAATCCCACGTATAGCATTTCTTTTAGCATAATCTTTAGATTGTCCCGACTTCGATTACTTTCCCTATTTTCACGTAAAACACGTATCCTTTCACATTGTTGTATCCCATCTCTTTTATTAACCTGACGTAATGTCTCACCTGGCGTTTGTATTGTTCTTCTTCCCTTTCGCCAAATTTGTAGTCCACCACGATTGCCTCGTTATCTCCAATCATTATCCTGTCGGGTCGGCTAAAGCC
This portion of the Petrimonas sulfuriphila genome encodes:
- a CDS encoding PQQ-binding-like beta-propeller repeat protein, which translates into the protein MKKTLFPFLFLCFTVYINAQRTANGLFVTKDTVIGKAFDGNDIVAKCYQPQHKIYRWHWDGFSDNLLLELRQANKKGTSFKNEGNVVMIDLEDKSVKWSRNVNYNNSETKQQGRYLFLAEKKKNLCLDPETGKVLWENKNDFYFIDPELNIGVGYPLQSMSNNLSAIDLSNGNILWTKPVDRTRGWDDAYMLTDSILLVSVNGIQALELPTGKSWSYKATTSQKKIGKMIATNAAGILLGVLTGTVMYQTNPDEVTEMVSNMLIDEENTIVLASRDMISRVGNSGEIQWSIPLPEKITSKSSLFLKDSVIYMINRGYAFYNGGFSTVGDPYFAAFNLNDGTQRYLNMIPEKKEFIRNFQVINDVLFLVFENKIVTYSLADGSLLTEKIIGLEKGERLDTFVESGIYALQGDSTFMDLAAAYPEQNLIMTSENRVISLTDSLETLITYDKKDVFKKTIDNGNYKFLTNDEKEFTVCDYSGKALMKFRASPNMFMRNNKLYAFDKDLFWELSLSAFVR
- the secDF gene encoding protein translocase subunit SecDF, whose amino-acid sequence is MQNKGFIKVFAIILTLICLFYLSFTVVGRQYNKKADAYAKGDLELKNQYLDSLSTEKVYLGYTLKQIREKEIGLGLDLKGGMNVIVEMDVAQVLRALANTDDPQFNQALQETIVQNRKGSSSDFITLFRQNYERINPDGKLANIFSITMSDRVTPTATNDQVVNVLRQEVKSAADNSFNVLRTRIDRFGVVAPNIQRLDQAERILIEMPGITEPERVRNLLQGSANLEFWKTYNVNELGTYFNEINTRSAEYAQAVRGAAATSTDSATITETTDSLTLDSSSAEEEKMEINKSFVEYFAQPYFAMSGASGPIVGTAAKNDTAAVNYLLQRYKDIFPADVRFKWGFKPIDQRETYFELYALKGDGTRRGPALEGDVVTNAKADQGQQGSAWEVSMTMNSAGASRWATITGAEKGKSIAIVLDGYVYSAPTVNDRIEGGRSSISGRFTPEEAGDLENVLKSGKMKAGVRIVQEDVVGPSLGQEAIRDGFVSFVIALIVLFIFTCLLYGIIPGMVINGALLINFFFTLGVLAAFQAVLTLPGIAGMILSLAMAVDANVLINERIKEELANGKSLRKALEDGYKNAFSAILDSNLTTIITGIILAIFGTGPIKGFAVTLIIGISVSFLTAVFLTRLVYEYQFEKNRWQKLTFNTGFSRAIFNVYNFDFIKNSKKIILAILIFGVVSIGSLFTLKLNTGIDFTGGRNYIVRFDQPVKTGDIEQALQPVLGGSAQVITIGSSNQVRISTNYMIDSESATVEDDLVTLLGEGLKDYIAPGSSINDHILSSQKVGPSVAEDTMKNAFLALTIALICMGIYIFARFRNWAFSVGTVAALSIDTFAVIGFYSLLWKVMPFSMEIDQTFVAAILTIVGYSINDKVVVFDRFREVHQLYPKRELRALFNDSMNAVLARTINTGLSTILVILCILFLGGDAVRSFVFAMLIGVVVGTVTSLFIASPVAYSIMRTQQEKKQLEPKK
- a CDS encoding M3 family metallopeptidase codes for the protein MALLACNNAKTGEQARENGAIFYTEFDTPFGMPPFDKISFSDFKPAFLKGMEEETGEIDSIANNTEAPTFENTIAALDNSGRLLNRVSRVFYGLKGAETNDSIQALAEELSPLMSEHRDNINFNDKLFARIKTLRDDTTGMNLTTEQYRLLDNYYKGFVRSGSMLGETEKNRLREINKELSSLTLKFGNNLLKETNGFKLVLENQHDLAGLPEGVIAAAAETAKKEGQDGKWVFTLQKPSWLPFLQYAEKRELREKLYKAMFNRGDNDNENDNKKIINDIVNLRIEKAQMLGYKTHADFILDENMAKTAANVYKLLNDVWKYALPQAKKEAAELQAMVDAEGGNFKIESWDWWYYTEKLRLQKYALNEEEIRPYFKMENVREGVFEVANRLYGLNFKKLDNVPVYHPEVEAYEVLDADGSHISVFYTDYFPRAGKNAGAWMSSFRGQQIRNGENIRPLVFNVGNFTRPTETTPSLLTLDEVETLFHEFGHGLHGMLSNVTYSGVSGTSVSRDFVELPSQIMEHWAFHPEVLKLYAKHYQTGEVIPDSLIAKIDAASKFNMGFTTTEFVAAALLDMDYHTQSERKNIDVRDFEKKSMEKIGLISEIIPRYRSTYFSHIFSGGYSAGYYAYLWAEVLDADAFQPFADKGVFDKATAASFRENILSKGNSDDPMILYKKYRGAEPNPIYLLKNRGFVQ
- a CDS encoding SPFH domain-containing protein, translated to METKEFIFNSFKANGFLMLFLLLLMLGGTVFCFFLGNAGVIAGCFLALIWFVLLFGFVKLEPNEAVVMIFFGKYKGILKETGFFWVNPFMSKKKLSMRARNLNVNPIKVNDKVGNPILIGLVLVWKLKDTYKAMFEIDAQTMAASKPGKDGTVTYSVSKQMDAFENFVAVQSDAALRQVAGQYAYDNNVVSDAAITLRSGGDEVNVDLLNELNNRLEMAGIEIVEARINYLAYAPEIAAVMLRRQQAEAIISAREKIVEGAVSMVKMALERIEDENIIEMDSDKKAAMVSNLLVVLCADESAQPVLNTGTLYQ
- a CDS encoding Arc family DNA-binding protein produces the protein MAKKEKTTRNFALRLDSETMEAIEKWAADEFRSVNGQIQWVLDQALKKNGRLKEKG
- a CDS encoding BlaI/MecI/CopY family transcriptional regulator translates to MKQLTAKEEEVMRYFWENDALFVKQLVEMYPEPKPHFNTLSTYVRALEEKGFLSHETFGTTYRYFAVITEEEYRNGTLRNVVRKYFDNSYLSVVSSLIKEENISVEEVRKLLDEVEKLNEN